The Bifidobacterium eulemuris genome includes a window with the following:
- a CDS encoding immunoglobulin-like domain-containing protein, with the protein MRAKVMAAIVTAAMLASTYTPAAAAADTADIQQWDERQAPVLYGAKELVLKVGDPYAPNEAAYRVYAKDIEDGDLTRAVETTGDEIPLTDGAVDAAAVGNTYTLTSSATDSDGNTATMTTTVRVLPADSTERRSIVRKVYNNASAWNTQLQGILRMDAHDRQAVGLSVPAGGSVEVEVLTGGTDVKFTWPTNDTHTDGGTVTVKSGQSATLTGSTAGASPLTVYTPMNSRDEGSADKDITVRFTYGDDAHLTPYYYLGDDQSEFFSQWDATYDAYGDPYALVESGRSMTLMRNDIDKADLFHLFPTFDKALTYFDDIIQRDDELIGLDARATDPLDQQVRSKEFFRANIHGAGGAYYSGDHVGVNAKYVWSLFDKGWGLLHEIAHGYQGTLGRNSGSFDGGETSNNVLAYYVQHNTDILDVNAVGWSYWWDRQSGELAVNRDYRLTPDAPNFEWNRPLLNAYISMLDAVGQSAYRDQSAKDANGREPLGVVNHWYRAYLNAGGSITNESAWLLALADNYGVDFAPFLDAWGVEIPSDTRRQLQERPDLDRMTILADAIGVDKNGVSADPELESAVMASLGTTYRFQVVKSSLLAQSLSEAGANPTGTVEVSISGADLDGRNIHVVNNGTTVAVLPITNGKASGTLPTGSYQLQVPLVDGYSQPILSDITVLPGTTEQATARYQSDGLLAGGGFRLSGQWYGTLAFQATLDANDHMLKVTLGQSDTGCGSYTGGGDCAAITVTDSVGTTKTTASGNAAQWVLPSGTKHFSDISGGDNNPNVPLAIGDRIVIRWHLWSRNNRTEFTDENGAEQTANRMTAMEETYEVTAAGLVRASMDDAERDAMVSAMAKQRLDEARYDWDESRLANRRYDVGRRASVASWYALLPESERNEYAQFMDMVLHGSKPVVQLTATEVTVREDDAFDPNEYLASATDVEDGDIAGQVTTNVLYDIGKVGEHTVTYTVTDSDGNATAVQLNVTVEAGEDPDPEPTPDPEPTPDPEPTPDPEPTPDPEPTPDPEPTPDPDPTPDPEPAPDTDPTPDSDPEPGPETPDDGNSGSVDDGNDGQDDENAGQDDAGQDKDRALASSGVSVWWPTVIALMAGLCAATLAALRLRRR; encoded by the coding sequence ATGCGCGCGAAAGTCATGGCCGCAATCGTAACGGCGGCGATGCTGGCTTCCACGTACACTCCCGCGGCGGCCGCAGCCGACACAGCCGACATCCAGCAGTGGGATGAGCGGCAGGCGCCCGTCCTTTACGGAGCCAAAGAACTGGTACTGAAGGTAGGCGACCCGTACGCGCCGAACGAGGCCGCCTACCGCGTATACGCCAAAGACATCGAGGATGGCGATCTGACGCGCGCCGTCGAAACCACCGGCGACGAGATCCCGCTCACGGACGGCGCGGTGGATGCGGCGGCGGTCGGCAATACGTACACGCTGACCTCGTCCGCGACGGATTCGGATGGCAACACCGCCACCATGACGACCACGGTGCGCGTGCTGCCCGCCGATTCGACCGAGCGCCGTTCCATCGTGCGCAAGGTCTACAACAACGCGAGCGCCTGGAACACGCAGCTGCAGGGCATTCTGCGTATGGATGCCCACGATCGTCAGGCCGTCGGACTGAGCGTGCCCGCAGGCGGCAGCGTCGAAGTGGAGGTCCTCACCGGCGGCACCGACGTCAAATTCACCTGGCCGACGAACGACACGCACACCGACGGCGGCACCGTCACCGTGAAGTCGGGGCAGAGCGCGACCCTGACCGGCTCGACCGCCGGCGCGTCCCCGCTGACCGTATACACGCCCATGAACTCGCGCGACGAAGGCTCCGCCGATAAAGACATCACCGTGCGCTTCACCTACGGCGACGACGCCCATCTGACGCCCTACTACTATCTGGGCGACGACCAAAGCGAATTCTTCTCCCAATGGGACGCGACATACGATGCATACGGCGACCCGTACGCGCTGGTCGAAAGCGGCCGGTCGATGACGCTGATGCGCAACGACATCGACAAAGCCGATCTGTTCCACCTGTTCCCGACGTTTGACAAGGCGCTCACCTATTTCGACGACATCATCCAGCGGGACGACGAGCTCATCGGACTCGACGCCCGCGCCACCGATCCCCTCGACCAGCAGGTGCGCAGCAAGGAGTTCTTCCGCGCCAATATCCACGGCGCCGGCGGCGCCTACTACAGCGGCGACCACGTCGGCGTGAACGCGAAGTATGTGTGGTCCCTCTTCGACAAAGGCTGGGGACTGCTGCACGAGATCGCGCACGGCTACCAGGGAACGCTGGGGCGCAACAGCGGCAGCTTCGACGGCGGCGAGACGAGCAACAACGTGCTGGCCTATTATGTTCAGCACAATACCGACATCCTCGATGTGAACGCCGTCGGATGGAGCTACTGGTGGGATCGTCAAAGTGGGGAACTCGCAGTGAACCGCGACTACCGACTGACGCCGGACGCGCCGAACTTCGAATGGAACCGTCCGCTGCTCAACGCCTATATCAGCATGCTGGACGCCGTGGGCCAGTCGGCCTACCGAGACCAGTCCGCCAAAGACGCCAACGGCCGCGAGCCGCTCGGCGTGGTCAACCACTGGTACCGCGCCTACCTGAACGCCGGCGGGTCGATCACCAACGAATCCGCGTGGCTGCTGGCGCTTGCGGACAATTACGGCGTGGATTTCGCGCCGTTCCTCGACGCATGGGGCGTCGAGATTCCGTCCGACACCCGTCGCCAGTTGCAGGAGCGCCCCGATCTTGATCGGATGACAATTCTCGCGGATGCGATCGGCGTCGACAAGAACGGCGTCAGTGCGGATCCGGAGTTGGAATCCGCGGTGATGGCCTCATTGGGCACGACATACCGGTTCCAGGTCGTCAAAAGCAGTCTGCTCGCCCAAAGTCTGAGCGAGGCGGGAGCGAATCCCACCGGCACCGTGGAGGTTTCCATCTCCGGTGCCGATCTGGACGGGCGCAACATCCATGTCGTCAACAACGGAACGACCGTCGCCGTGCTACCGATCACAAACGGCAAGGCGAGCGGGACGCTGCCGACCGGCTCCTACCAGCTGCAGGTGCCGTTGGTCGACGGATATTCGCAGCCGATTCTCTCCGACATCACGGTTCTTCCGGGAACGACCGAGCAGGCGACCGCGCGCTACCAATCCGACGGTCTGCTCGCCGGCGGCGGATTCCGGCTGTCCGGCCAATGGTATGGCACACTCGCCTTCCAAGCGACGCTGGACGCCAACGACCATATGCTGAAAGTCACGTTGGGGCAGAGCGATACCGGATGCGGCAGTTACACGGGCGGGGGCGACTGTGCGGCCATCACCGTCACCGACAGCGTGGGCACCACCAAAACCACCGCGTCGGGCAACGCCGCGCAATGGGTGCTGCCTAGCGGAACGAAGCATTTCTCCGATATCAGCGGCGGCGACAACAACCCGAACGTGCCGCTCGCCATCGGCGACAGAATCGTTATCCGTTGGCATTTGTGGAGCCGCAACAACCGCACTGAATTCACCGACGAGAACGGCGCCGAGCAGACCGCCAACCGTATGACGGCCATGGAGGAGACCTATGAGGTGACGGCGGCCGGACTCGTTCGCGCCAGCATGGACGACGCCGAACGTGACGCGATGGTCTCCGCCATGGCGAAGCAGCGGCTGGACGAGGCGCGCTACGACTGGGATGAGTCCCGGCTGGCCAATCGCCGGTACGACGTCGGTCGCCGAGCCAGCGTCGCTTCGTGGTACGCTTTGCTGCCCGAAAGCGAGCGGAACGAGTACGCGCAGTTCATGGATATGGTACTGCACGGTTCCAAGCCGGTGGTCCAGCTGACGGCTACCGAGGTGACCGTCCGCGAAGACGACGCATTCGATCCAAACGAATATCTGGCCTCCGCCACCGATGTGGAGGATGGTGACATCGCCGGTCAGGTGACGACGAATGTGCTGTACGATATCGGCAAGGTCGGCGAGCATACCGTCACCTACACGGTGACCGACAGCGACGGCAATGCCACCGCGGTTCAGCTGAACGTTACTGTGGAGGCCGGGGAGGATCCTGATCCGGAGCCGACGCCTGATCCGGAGCCGACACCTGACCCGGAGCCGACACCTGACCCGGAGCCGACACCCGATCCCGAGCCGACACCTGATCCCGAGCCGACACCCGATCCGGATCCAACGCCTGACCCGGAGCCTGCTCCCGACACGGATCCAACGCCGGACTCTGATCCGGAACCAGGGCCCGAAACCCCGGACGACGGGAATAGCGGTTCCGTTGACGACGGGAATGACGGACAAGATGATGAGAATGCTGGGCAGGACGACGCGGGTCAAGACAAGGACCGCGCTCTGGCCAGCAGCGGCGTCTCCGTGTGGTGGCCGACCGTCATCGCATTGATGGCGGGACTATGCGCCGCGACGCTGGCGGCGCTGCGCCTGAGGCGACGGTAA